The following are encoded in a window of Flavobacterium cupriresistens genomic DNA:
- a CDS encoding GTP-binding protein, with the protein MKKLPVTVLSGFLGAGKTTLLNHILHNKEGLKVAVIVNDMSEVNVDARLVKNEMTLSRTEEKLVEMSNGCICCTLREDLMLEVEKLARENRFDYLLIESTGISEPIPVAQTFTFINEDENIDLSRFSYIDAMVTVVDAFNFFKDFGSAKTLADIQATNIENDNRTIVNLLVDQVEFANVIVLNKTDLVTESQLETLRASLHKLNPGAKIICSELGKVNPNEIINTGLFNYEDAETSAGWIRELEGIHTPETEEYGISSFVFRDPRPFHPYRLWDFISKDFPRAVIRSKGLFWLASSPEQAINWSQAGGSMKAENAGVWWASMPLGERMNFQSFVENQEIIEERWTLDFGDRLNELVFIGISMDEKEITKQLESCLCSADEIMDLQDGFFSNKDPFPIERTTGVKGETAFLHE; encoded by the coding sequence ATGAAAAAATTACCCGTAACCGTATTATCAGGATTTCTTGGAGCAGGAAAAACCACACTGCTCAATCATATCCTGCACAACAAGGAAGGTTTAAAAGTTGCCGTAATCGTTAATGACATGAGTGAGGTTAACGTCGATGCCCGATTAGTTAAAAACGAAATGACGTTATCACGTACCGAAGAAAAACTCGTTGAAATGAGCAATGGCTGTATTTGCTGCACCCTTAGGGAAGATTTGATGCTAGAAGTTGAAAAACTGGCCAGAGAAAACCGTTTTGATTATCTGCTGATAGAAAGTACAGGGATCAGTGAACCTATTCCTGTAGCCCAGACTTTTACTTTTATAAATGAAGATGAAAATATTGACTTGTCCCGTTTTAGCTATATTGATGCCATGGTCACGGTAGTTGACGCTTTCAACTTTTTCAAAGATTTTGGAAGTGCAAAAACACTGGCAGACATTCAGGCAACCAACATCGAGAATGATAATAGGACCATTGTAAATCTATTGGTAGATCAGGTAGAATTTGCCAATGTAATTGTGCTGAACAAAACCGATCTGGTGACAGAAAGCCAATTAGAAACCTTAAGAGCTTCCCTTCATAAGCTTAACCCGGGAGCCAAAATTATCTGCTCGGAACTGGGTAAAGTAAATCCAAACGAAATTATAAATACAGGATTATTCAACTACGAGGACGCTGAAACTTCAGCAGGATGGATACGCGAGCTCGAAGGTATCCATACTCCTGAAACGGAAGAGTACGGTATCAGTTCATTTGTTTTTCGGGATCCAAGACCTTTTCATCCCTACCGTTTGTGGGATTTTATTTCAAAGGATTTTCCCCGCGCAGTCATCCGCAGCAAAGGATTATTTTGGCTGGCATCAAGCCCGGAGCAGGCTATCAACTGGAGCCAGGCCGGAGGCTCTATGAAAGCAGAAAATGCCGGGGTCTGGTGGGCAAGCATGCCGCTGGGTGAGCGAATGAATTTTCAGAGTTTTGTTGAGAATCAGGAGATCATCGAAGAACGCTGGACACTTGATTTTGGAGACAGGCTTAACGAATTGGTTTTTATTGGGATTTCGATGGATGAAAAAGAAATAACAAAACAATTGGAAAGCTGCCTTTGCAGTGCTGATGAAATTATGGATCTGCAGGATGGTTTTTTCTCTAATAAAGATCCTTTTCCAATTGAGAGAACTACCGGAGTTAAAGGCGAAACAGCTTTTTTGCACGAATAA
- a CDS encoding TonB-dependent receptor, with protein sequence MSWSFRIIVFFFLAFFPLQRSLAQVYSIEGFVKSSNNTTLPNITIVLKGLQNSVSSQRIFTDSLGYYRFDNIKQGRYIVAAESQEYGISVSDTIDLGAVSPKAVHHFLMEISAKALDEVVITNKKALIEAEKGKMIFNVAGNAANSGISAFEVLKKIPGITIGQNDDILLKGTSGANIMIDGKMSYITGNQLAIYLKGLSADDVSKIEVITNPSAAFDASGNSGLINIVTKANKKKGYALNLRSSISKGAFWMNNQNISAGMNQDKWNAYASFDYNTPHRKRTGESGNSIIENDQKITLSRENNIPFKIYYYTWKIGGSWKLAFKRIFDL encoded by the coding sequence ATGAGCTGGAGTTTTAGAATAATTGTTTTTTTCTTTTTAGCATTTTTCCCTTTACAGCGGTCTTTAGCGCAGGTATACTCTATTGAAGGATTTGTAAAAAGTAGTAACAATACTACTTTACCAAATATTACTATAGTCCTTAAGGGCTTACAAAACAGCGTATCCTCGCAGCGCATATTTACAGACAGTCTGGGATACTATCGTTTTGACAATATTAAGCAGGGGCGCTATATAGTCGCAGCAGAAAGTCAGGAGTACGGCATATCAGTAAGTGATACCATTGATTTGGGCGCGGTCAGTCCCAAGGCAGTTCATCACTTTTTGATGGAAATTTCAGCCAAAGCACTTGATGAAGTGGTAATAACAAATAAGAAGGCTTTAATTGAGGCTGAAAAAGGGAAAATGATTTTTAACGTTGCAGGCAATGCGGCCAACAGCGGTATATCGGCTTTCGAAGTGCTTAAAAAAATTCCCGGTATCACTATTGGGCAGAATGACGACATTCTACTAAAGGGAACCTCGGGAGCCAATATAATGATAGATGGCAAAATGAGTTATATAACAGGTAACCAGCTCGCGATTTACCTAAAGGGGCTCAGCGCCGATGATGTCAGTAAAATTGAAGTCATTACCAATCCCTCGGCCGCATTTGATGCTTCAGGAAATTCAGGGCTCATCAATATTGTAACAAAGGCAAACAAGAAAAAAGGCTATGCGCTTAATTTGAGAAGCAGCATATCCAAAGGTGCTTTCTGGATGAACAATCAAAATATCTCAGCAGGTATGAACCAGGATAAATGGAATGCTTACGCCTCCTTTGACTATAATACACCGCATAGAAAAAGGACAGGTGAAAGCGGAAACAGTATTATAGAAAATGATCAAAAAATCACTTTAAGCAGAGAAAATAACATTCCGTTTAAGATATATTACTATACCTGGAAGATTGGCGGGAGCTGGAAACTTGCTTTCAAACGTATATTCGACTTATGA